A window of Poecilia reticulata strain Guanapo linkage group LG23, Guppy_female_1.0+MT, whole genome shotgun sequence genomic DNA:
TGATACggcagagacagacaggtggTGGGGAGCGCATGTAAAAACCAGAACCAAGCCTGGGAAAACAATCTGGAGAAAGACTGGATCTTGAGGTACGAGATATATTTTCCAGCGCTGGCTGGGCTCagccagaagaagaaacatgcATGTCACATGCAGGATGGAGGGAAGGATGGGATTTGGGACTGCAACTTCACAAACCAGCCAAAATAAAGGCCCTGGTCTAAAGTAGTTCAGcccacataaaacaaaaaaatgagtaaTTTCACACAATGACAGTTTAGATTAGATAAGTCACATTGTGTATGCCAGTACTGGCATACACATTGATTGTGCTTAgtagattttattattattgttcttaTGTTGTTGATTATGTATTTCACAGGTCTCCCttataaattaaacatgtgAGTTTCAAAATATTTCCCTGTATTGTGACTGCACATTATTTTTAGCAGTATGTCATTCAATGCTTCTTGTGTAGTAATTACCACTACAGCATTTATGCATATatatgggttttctccaggtgctCTGGTTTGCCTAATCCAAAAATATTGATACCATATTTGCTATGGTGTCAAATAGAACACATTACACTCAAAATAAAGCGTACATTATAAATAACACTTGTACATCACCATTAGTTAAAGGAGATATTAAAGAAATAAGGACACATTAAGCAACATACAATTTTGATGTACACATATCAAAACTACGGAAGAGGAATATAGgaccactggaaaaaaaaactgggccGCACAGTGtcgcagttggtagaactgttgccttgcagcaagaaggttctgggttcgattcccagcccgggtctttctgcatggagtttgcatgttctccctgtgcatgcgtgggttttctccgggtactccggtttcctcccacagtccaaaaacatgactgtcaggttaattggtctgtctacatggttgtgtgtcctctgtgtctctgtgttgccctgcgacagactggcgacctgtccagggtgaccccgcctctcgcccggaacgtaagttggagatgggcaccagcagccctcccgaccccactgagggacaagggtgtcaagaaaatggatggatggatgaaaaaaaaaatctgactttattgtcagaattctgagattaaagtcagaattaagattaaagtcagaattcatatttttttcagtggccctaatcttcTGTAAAACTAAGAATTGTTGAGGAAATGACAACAAATGAATGACGTATACAGAACACTTATTTGAACAAACGGGTTCACCCAGGTATACTTTGAATTGATGGCGTACACTGGCGCTGTTCCAGTAACATGGTCCAGGGTTCTGTATCTGGTCTGTATCCTttctgcatcatttttttttctgactatGTTCTCTGTAGGTGATTCCTCTTGTTCgtgtagagaaaagaaaactttccaaACTTCATATTTCAATGATGACATCAGTTCCTCATAACATCAACTTAAGTGGTAGTTGCagtttgaaagtaaaaatagaCTTTCACGTTTTCTTGGCCTTGCAAAGTTTTCCCAGTTCCActctgtaaattaaaaatgataaataagaGTAGTCTCTTTCAGGACAAAGTATATCCTCCTTAGTCTTCACAATCACGTGATTATCCTTCTGCAACCAACCAAAATTtggattgtttaaaaaaaatttctagagTGAGATTATGCTACCaatataaattttacatttatattaagTTTCTTTCCTCAAACATATTTAACAAGAATCCCTATAAGTGTACATGACATATTTGGACAGAATACAGTTATTTGagacactttgtttttaatactttCAGTGGATAGGAGAGATTCAGCAGTGGTCAGAGAACTGGAGGTAGTCGTAGATGCGTCGGGAGATGTTCAGCTGGCCTATGACCTCTGAGGCTTTGGTACCCAGAATCCTCCTCAAAACAAtcctgcagagctgctgaaGGTTCAGAGGATTACCTGTCAGCAAGAAGACGTCTCTGTTAATccactttttagtttttcagcaCATTGTACCTAATCAGGCCAGCTGGTACGTCTGACAGAATTCAGCTAAAATTACTTTCATAAAACTGGAGGCAGGCGTAAGAGGGAGAGGCCGGCGTCATGTAGTCGAGTGGCTTCTTTCCGAGACTGTCACTGGCGTACACATTGGCTCCAAATTCCACCAACAGCTCGATCATGTCCACCATGTGGGCTCGAGCGGCGTGGTGCAAAGCTGTCTCATGAAAATTCACTGAATTCACATTGGCACCTGCACAAAGGATGAAAACCAACCTATTCAAATCCTAGAATCAATGAGATCAACGCTATTTACAGCCATGAAAGAGTATTAACACTATGTTCAATGTTGTGTTCACAAATGGAGGTGACttttgttttgagaacattGCAATGACTGATGCCGTTTTTTGACATAATGTAACTTGCCGTTATTTGAGGGTAAATAAAGATGTGCACTGAATTATTTTAGTGGCACACTTGGGTGTTTTATGcagaaaagagataaaaaccatttattttacattcactTTACAGTTGAAGGTAATCTCTTCAGCTTTAGATATCAGCATTTCAACTCAAGGCTCATGCTAACCATTTAAACTAAGACTAGATTCAGTTGGTTGTTTGGAGTGAGAAATCCTGGAGAGCAGAACAAAGAAGCTGCAGTTGCATTCTAGTCTACTCAGCCCACAGTATGGGTAAGtagcaaaaacaacagcacaCAAGTTTAATATGATATTCCATGTGAATTAGCATTTCAATAAAGATCGACCTTTTCAAGTATAATTATAATCTAAAAGAACTGCTTCTTAGTCCCATTTCAGACTCTGCTTTATACCAACAAAAGGATAAGATTATGAacaagaacagatttttttgggaATTATGCCATTAATAAGATGCTGCTTGTGTGAACAATGagaacaaaatacaataaagcaGTTTTCAATAAGCAGACAAAGGCGAGATGACAAATTAGGTAATGACATAGTTGATATGCTAATTAGTGAATGATGTCATGATGAACATATAGATTTTAAATAGGGTTGAACCGGTTTTCCAGCCAATCACTAATCTTTAAAGAACCTGACCTGCTgatatgttattttttgtgtctgaaaagttgctaagttATCTTCAGTGTGGTGATTTACTGTTTTTGGCCTCACAGCATTTATCATCTGCCTAAGCtattatatttgcattttaatgatttaaatacatttaataaattaatcatcaattaaatacattatttagaCATTCAATTAagcatgtatttatttcatgtcaATTTTGTCCCTTTTAGTCCTCCATAGAACAGAGCTCAGTGTTTCCCCGTATCCTGTCGGCTGTATCGCTTTTCCTTTGTGTGCTAAAAAATCTCTTATAAACTTCATCATACGCAGGTTGAccatatttaataattattaactTCTCAAGGTAGTTGGTTGCACGGAAtgttatttaggggtatcagaatAAAGGGGGCTCAATGTAAACTAAATGCtacttttttacttgtttttgcaaaaacaattgaGTAGTATATATTACATGCCTTCCAATTCACTTTTGTACACTACATTGTTATGGTGGATCACACACAACCTCGATAAAGATgagtgaagtttgtggttgcagctGATGCATGCATCTGTTGCAAGGCGCTGGACGTTAGTAAACAACCTGCTTTCAGCAGCTCCTTGACACACTCCACGTGACCTTTAGCACTTGCTATGTGAAGCGGGGGACCAAAGTGGACGTCGAAGGCTTCCAGCTTGGCGCCGCTGGTTATCATCAGCCTCACCACCTCAGCATTACCTGGCAGGAGACTGGAACGTTACTGAATGAACATGTTAGTTTCCCCAGTCTGTTCTCGGAGGGCGCACCCTGGATGCAGGCCTCATGGAGCGGAGATGCAGTCAGCGCCGTGAGCGATGGGTTCACCGTGGCGCCGTACTCCAAGAGCAGCCGGGCACACTCCAGGCTGCCAGCAGCACAGGCGTTGCAGAGGGGCGTGCTGCCATGGATGGTCCGGATGTCTACCTGGAACAGCCACACAGACACCAGGCGCCGTCTCACCATCACCTCTGCATCTTTGGCGCTGCTGATCCTGAACTCACCTGAGCTCCGGCCTCCAGCAGGAGGCGGGCACAGTTGGGACAGGCCTGAATGCAGGCTTCATGCAGCGGTGTGATGTTATCCACAGTCACCACGTTGACAGAGGCCCCGCTCTCTATGAGCTGCTTCAGCTGGAAGGCCCGGCCCTGGGCCGCGGCTTCATGCAACGCCGTACGGTCTGCCCAGGAACCTGACACACACCAGCAGAGTAACACACAGGAAGGACGACCTGACAGTACACTGGAACCAAATAGTACCACAGATAGAGCTGGCCATTTATCATCAACTGTGAGACACTTCTCACTCATCTCGATAAGAATTTTGAATTATTGTTATGATAAATCCTAATTGTgatatcaaaaagaaaaaactctaGTCAGGATTGTTATTTAATTATCTCCACTGCTTGATCAACGagagtatcaataaatatcaaatttaaaaaaataagattcaaTGCACTTACTGTAGTtaagtgatataaatcacattATTTAAGTGGCTGGAGTCATAAAGAAACGCATCACACCTGGATACGTTTTTCAAAAACAGGATTTGACAGCTGTCAACTCAGCAGTATTTCGTATGACTGTGTGGACCGTGgcataaaatatatgtattgaaaataaactttattggtCTCATGTAGCACATTTTCTGACAAACTAAATTTAGTTTTGACAGAGATATTCAAAcccatggaaaataaaacatttttactgcgTTTGTGTAAGTACAGATTTACGATACTTTAACCTGACTTGCTCTGTCCGCTTTTAGCCTGTATGAACCGCACCACTGCTAAACATGCCGCAACTTTCCGCTCACAGAGTTGGGCTCACCAATGTCGCAAAGAAACGAGCGACGCGCCGCAGTCACCTCCATGACGATCCGGATAGTAAATCAATCCGACCACAACTCTCACAGCAACGTTTTGGGAAAGAGGACGGTCCAGCAGGGGGATGTGGGAAGTGTAGTCCGCAGGCAGTTACTGTCTAGCTAGACAGTAACATTCTACTCCGCAATGGTCCTAGAAAATTACCTAGGTAGTTTTCTAGGACCACTGCTGTCCActgtataaaaacaacatgtccCGGGCCCCGTTTCAGAAAGCAGGGTCAACAAGCTGAGTAGAAGGCAGATACTCTGAATAGACCTACCTAACTGTGATACTCCGG
This region includes:
- the asb13a.1 gene encoding ankyrin repeat and SOCS box protein 13a.1 isoform X2; this encodes MEVTAARRSFLCDIGSWADRTALHEAAAQGRAFQLKQLIESGASVNVVTVDNITPLHEACIQACPNCARLLLEAGAQVDIRTIHGSTPLCNACAAGSLECARLLLEYGATVNPSLTALTASPLHEACIQGNAEVVRLMITSGAKLEAFDVHFGPPLHIASAKGHVECVKELLKAGANVNSVNFHETALHHAARAHMVDMIELLVEFGANVYASDSLGKKPLDYMTPASPSYACLQFYESNPLNLQQLCRIVLRRILGTKASEVIGQLNISRRIYDYLQFSDHC
- the asb13a.1 gene encoding ankyrin repeat and SOCS box protein 13a.1 isoform X1, translated to MDSAIQTRVSPTWLKPGAKESVRMTCPLQGSWADRTALHEAAAQGRAFQLKQLIESGASVNVVTVDNITPLHEACIQACPNCARLLLEAGAQVDIRTIHGSTPLCNACAAGSLECARLLLEYGATVNPSLTALTASPLHEACIQGNAEVVRLMITSGAKLEAFDVHFGPPLHIASAKGHVECVKELLKAGANVNSVNFHETALHHAARAHMVDMIELLVEFGANVYASDSLGKKPLDYMTPASPSYACLQFYESNPLNLQQLCRIVLRRILGTKASEVIGQLNISRRIYDYLQFSDHC